AAAAGAATAAATACTGTTAATCAATAAGTAATTATAAAAATTATTTTAAGCAAGGCTTTCATAAAATTTTCGTTAGAAAATTAATGCGTAGCATGTCAAAAATGAATTTTCATAACATTTATATAAACTAAAATTACAATTAATCCTATTTGCGTTAGCAAACAAATTTAATATAATAAAGCTAATAGATTCAATAAGTTTTATTGTATATAAAGTTACAAAAATTATTGTATAAATACATTATTTATAGTTGTAAAGTCTTATTAGAAAGTGGTTATAAATGTCAAGTTTAAAGTGGTTCTTTCCAATGTTGGTTGATTTAATACTAAATCTATAATAAAAAATTAATGTAACTAGGTGTAACTTCAAAAACTATATATGCAAAAATAAAAGAAATTGTATATACAGGCTCTGAATCATTAATCAAAAGGACAATGTATGGCAAATGTAATTTTAATATTTTAAAAAATAAAATATAAATGTTAGAAGATTTTAAATTCAACTAAGTATGGAAAGAACCGTTTCTATAGTATCATTTATAAGTGTTTTTCATCTTATAATATAAAAAGGGATTCTCATATATTTAACAGAAATTTTTCTGGCTACGCCAATTATTATGAATAAAATTAATGGGTTTTTACATAGAAATGTAAATTAATTACTATAGAAAGTCTACGACTGCGCTATCGCTTTTTTAATCATCTACATATGAAATTTAGATTCGATTTTATAGTTCTTAAACTTAGTTGGAGTCATTGGAATTAAAGATTTTGTGTAAAGAAGTGGAACAAAATTATCCTTTAGTCGGTTTTGTCTCTCGTCAAAAATTATAATAACATTTTTTAAAGGTATTAAAACAATAAATACTTTTAGAAAAAATAGATATCTAGAAAAATAATAAGAATACTTTATTTGTGAAGTAAACAGGACGTGGCATTAGAGCGTTAGTTTAAATATTAGATTACAAATATTAGTATTCTTTATTTTTATAGCTATCTATTGAACAAAAGTATTTATTGTTTTAATTCTCACCCTTTAAAGGATGTTAAGTCGTAATTTCCTTAAACTTTGACTTTTTGTATAAAACCTATAAAATAATATTGTTACATAAAATATAATATAAAGGTGATTGTATGGAAGAAAGATTACAAAAATACATGGCTTCTTGTGGAGTCGCTTCTAGAAGAAAATGTGAAGACATTATTTTAGAAGGAAGAGTAGAAGTAAATGGCATTAAAATTAAAGAATTAGGTACAAAAGTTATATGTGATAAAGATATTATAAAGGTAGATGGGAATATTATAAGACCAGAGGAAAATAAAATTTACATTTTACTTAATAAACCAAAAGGATATGTATGTACTGCTAAAGATGAAAAAGGAAGAAAAACTATTTTAGATTTAGTGAAGGTTGAAGAAAGAATATATCCTATAGGTAGATTAGATATGGATACATCAGGATTAATAATACTTACTAATGATGGTGAAATCTATAATAAGATTATACATCCTAAATTTGAAAAAATAAAAACTTATAAAGCCAAAGTAAAGGGGAGTGTAAAAAAAGAATGTATAGATTTATTTAATAAAGGTGTAGATATAGGAGATTATATAACAGCTCCTGCAATATTAAAAATCATGAAAAACAATAAGTATACTTCTGAAATAATAATAAAAATTCATGAAGGTAAAAATAGACAAGTAAGAAGAATGTGTAGTGCTATAAATCATCCTGTCATAAATTTAGATAGAATATCTATAGGCATTATATCAAAAGGTAATTTAAAATTAGGAGAATGGAGATACTTAACTAAAGAAGAAATAGATTATATAATAAAAAAATAAAATATATACGAATGTTCATTGTTTTAAATAGTTCAATTAACAAACAATTGCATATTATATTGATAAAGTTTTCAATAGATGGTAAACTGAAATAGATGATTCATAAAATTTTCTACCTGTAAGAAAGGATTTGATTTATATATGGAAGAAAACAAACAAGACTTAATGAGAATAATTCAAGTTAAATTTCCACGATTAAGCAAAGGGCAAAAATTAATTGCAGAATTTATATTAAAACACTATGATAAAGCTGCTTTTATGACTGCTGCAAAACTTGGAACAAGCGTAGGGGTTAGTGAATCTACTGTAGTAAGATTTGCAAATGAACTTGGGTTTACGGGATATCCAAAACTTCAAAAAGCTCTACAAGAACTTATAAAAAATAAACTTACAACTGTTCAAAGAATAGAACTTTCAAATGATTATGTAAGTGAAGAATCTGCTTTAAAGGGTGTATTGAAATCTGATATGGAGAATATTAGAGCTACCTTAGAAAAAATTAATCATAATACTTTTCAAGATGTAGTGGACAACATATTTAAAGCGAAAAGAATTTATATAATGGGACTTAGAAGTTCTACTGCTTTAGCAGAATTTTTAGGATTTTATTTAAACTTAATATTAGATAATGTAAATATAATTGCTTATGGTATTAGCGATATTTTTGAACAAATGATAAATGTATCAGAAAACGATTTAGTTATAGGTATAGGGTTCCCAAGATACGCAGCTAGAACCATAGAAGCTTTAACTTTCGCTCAAAATAGAGGAGCAAAGGTAGTAGCTATAACAGATAGTTTATTATCTCCTTTAGCTACAAAGGCAGATTATACATTAATAGCCCAAAGTAATATGGCTTCATTTGTAGATTCTTTAGTTGCTCCACTTAGTGTAATAAATGCATTAATTATAGCAGTGGGTTTAAGAGAAAAAGAAAAAATATCTTTTACCTTTAGTACTCTTGAAGATATTTGGCAAGAATATGAAGTTTATTCTTACAGGGATAATAAAGATAAAAAATACTAAAAAATTTGTAAAAAAACCTTTTTCAGCCTTTGTAGAAAAAAGAGGTTAGTTTTATACCTCTTTTTTCTGTTTTTTATTATTTTTCTAAAAATTTAAATATTTTTTTATTTTAAAGAAGGAAAACTAAAAAATTTATAGAATATAAATAATATAAAAGCACTTAAAAACAAATTTTAAGTGTAAAATTGCAAAATTTGTTGCAATATTATATTCACTATTGGGAGGTAATCAATATGGCAAAAGAAAATTTAAATCCATTTGAAAATGCACAAAAACAAGTTAAAACAGCTTGTGACAAATTAGGTATGGAACCAGCAGTATATGAATTATTAAAAGAACCTCAAAGAGTAATTGAAGTTTCAATTCCAGTTAAAATGGATGACGGCTCAGTAAAGGTTTTCAAAGGTTATAGATCTCAACATAATGACGCAGTAGGTCCAACAAAAGGTGGAGTAAGATTCCATCCAAATGTTTCTTTAGATGAAGTGAAAGCGTTATCAATATGGATGACATTCAAATGTTCAGTAACAGGAATTCCATATGGTGGTGGAAAAGGTGGAATTATAGTTGATCCAAAAACTTTATCTCAAGGAGAACTTGAAAGATTAAGTAGAGGATACATAGATGGTATTCACAAATTAATAGGTGAAAAAGTAGATGTTCCAGCTCCAGATGTAAACACAAATGGTCAAATAATGGCTTGGATGGTAGACGAGTATAATAAATTAGTAGGAAGAAGTGCTATAGGCGTTATAACTGGCAAACCAGTTGAATTTGGCGGTTCTTTAGGAAGAAATGCAGCTACAGGTTTTGGTGTTGCAGTAACTGCAAGAGAAGCAGCTGCTAAATTAGGAATAGATATGAAAAAAGCTAAATTAGCTATCCAAGGTATAGGTAATGTTGGAAGTCATACAGTATTAAACTGCGAAAAATTAGGTGGAACAGTTGTAGCTTTAGCTGAATGGTGCAAAGAAGAAGGGACTTATGCTATCTATAACGAAAACGGTTTAGACGGAAAAGCTATGATAGAATATGTTAAAGAAAATGGAAATCTGTTAGGTTATCCAGGAGCTAAAAAAATATCTTTAGATGAGTTCTGGGCATTAAATGTAGATATATTAATCCCAGCAGCACTTGAAAATGCTATAACTCATGAAAACGCTTCATCAATTAATGCAAAACTTGTTTGTGAAGCTGCAAATGGCCCTATAACTCCAGATGCAGATGCTATATTAAAAGAAAAAGGAATAACAGTTACTCCAGACATATTAACTAATGCTGGTGGTGTTACAGTTTCTTACTTCGAATGGGTACAAAACTTATATGGCTACTACTGGACAGAAAAAGAAGTAGAAGTTAAAGAAGAAGAAGCTATGGTAAAAGCTTTTGAATCAATTTGGGCTATAAAAGAAGAATATAGTGTTACAATGAGAGAAGCAGCTTACATGCACTCAATTAAAAAAGTAGCAGGAGCTATGAAATTAAGAGGTTGGTATTAATCTTAAATATAAATAAAAAAAGAGGTTTGATAATTCAAGCCTCTTTTTTAGTTTGTAAATATCATATAATATTTGCACCTAAATATAGGAGAAAAGAAATAGGAAAAATACTGAGAATGTTATGTAAATGAAAGGGAGTAGAAATAATAGAATTAAATATATAGGTAATAATGGAAGTCATTTGGAGTAACTAATATATAGTATATTTGTTGTTTTGAATTTTTTTATACATTGTCGTATTTTAAGGCTACTATATTAAAGAATAATATATTTTCACATATTCTAATAAAAATAATTAAATATTTATTCTTAAATATACAAATTATAATATTATATATTGAAATAAAGTTATCTATAAAATAAATATCTTTTTATTATAAAAAATATATTTATAGTAATGAATTTATTATATAATAATTATTATAAAATGAAACTTAGAGGTGATAAGGTGTCAAAAATTATAGTAATAGGTGGTGGACCTGCTGGTATGATGGCAGCCATTAAAGCAGCAGAAAATCATGATGTTATATTAGTAGAAAGAAACGAAAAATTAGGCAAAAAGTTATACATAACTGGAAAAGGTAGATGTAATCTAACAAGTTCTAAAGATATAAATGAATTTTTTGATTATATACCAACTAATCCTTACTTTTTATATAGTCCTTTATATGCTTTTACAAATGAAGATACTATTAAATTTTTTAATGATAGAAATGTTAAATTAAAAGTAGAAAGAGGAGATAGGGTATTTCCTTCTTCAGATAAATCTTCAGATATAATATATGCTTTAGAAAAAGAACTTATAAATAAAAATGTAAAAATATTATTTAATAAGAGAATAACAAAATTTCATAAAGAAAATTCATGCATAAAATATGTAGAAACAGAAAAAGGTGAAAAGATAAAAGGCGATTATTTTATATTATGTACTGGTGGGGTATCTTACCCTCAAACAGGATCTACAGGTGATGGACATAAAATATCAGAAAAATTAGGTCACAATATAAAAAAATTAGAACCATCTTTAGTTCCACTAGATGCAAAAGAAGAATGGGTAAAAGAATTGCAAGGATTGTCATTAAAAAATGTAGAACTAAAAATTATGGATTCTAAAAATAAACCCTTGTACAAAAATTTTGGAGAGATGTTATTTACTCACTTTGGTATATCTGGTCCCATTGTACTTACAGCTAGTAGTGTAATAAATAAAGATAATTTAAAAGCTTTCATAAATTTAAAACCCGCTCTTTCGTTTAATGATTTGGATGAGAGAATACAAAAGGATTTCAAAAAATACTGTAATAAAGACTTTAGTAATTCGCTAAACGATTTATTACCTAAAAAGCTTATAGATATTATTATAAAATTAAGTGAGATAGATCAAAATAAAAAAGTGAACTCTATTACAAAAGAGGAAAGAAAAAATTTAGTACATTTACTGCAAAATTTACCTTTAACTATAAAGGGTAAAAGATCCATAAAAGAAGCTATAGTAACATCTGGGGGTGTAGATGTGCTAAATATAGACCCATCAACTATGAAATCTAAAATAATAAATAATTTATACTTTGCAGGAGAATTAATAGATGTAGATGCCTTTACTGGTGGCTTTAACATACAAATAGCTCTATCTACAGGTTATTTAGCTGGTCTAAAGGTAGGTGAAGATTAATGCAGTCTATAAGAGGTGCCATAACTATAGAAAAAAATGAAGCACAGCATATTAAAAAAGCTTCAATAAAACTTTTTTCAGAAATACTAATAAAAAATAGTTTAAATATAGATGATATAGTATCTATACTAATATCCTGTACAAATGACATAGATAAAGACTATCCAGGAAAATATATTAGAGAAAATTTTAATTTGCAAAATACAGCTATAATGCATTTTAATGAAATGTATGTTGAAGATTCTATGCCTCTATGTATAAGGATTTTAGTTCTAATAGATAAAAAAAATAAAGATGTGGAAAATAATATAGAATATGTTTATCTTGGCAAAGCAAAGACTCTTAGAAAAGATTTGTTTTCACCAAATTAAAGGAATTTTTATAGATTTTATAGAATATAAAATTATATAGTGTTAATTATAAAATGCATTAATGAAAGGCGGAATAATATTGAATATGTCTATAGCCATAGATGGACCAGCAGGTGCAGGTAAAAGTACCATAGCAAAAATTATTGGCAATAAATTAAATCTAATGTACATAAATACAGGTTCTATGTATAGAGCGGTAACCCTTATGGCCTTAGAAAATAATATAGAACCATCTGATATAGAAGGACTTAAAGCTTTAATTAACTCCATGGACATAAGTTTTAATGGTAATAATATAATTGTTAATGAAAAGGATTTGGAAGAAGCTATAAGAATGCCTATAATAAATAATAATGTATCCAAATATGCAGCAGTGGAAGAAGTAAGAGAGCTTTTAGTTTCTATGCAACAAGATATAAGTAAAAAATATAATGTAATAATGGATGGACGAGATATAGGTACAGTAGTTCTTAAAGATGCTCCTTATAAATTTTTTATTACAGCTAGTGCAGAAGTTAGAGCAAAAAGAAGATTAAAAGAATTAAATGGAAAAGGTATAAATATAAATTTTGAGGATGTGCTAAAAGAGATTAAAGAAAGAGATTATATAGACAGCAATAGAAAAATTAATCCTCTAAAACAAAGTAAAGATGCTATTTTAATAGATACTTCTAATTTTACTATAGAAGAAGTAGTTAATAAACTATGTAACTTAATACAAAGAGATCTAAAAAATAATCATTAATTTTATGGTAAAACTAATATTAAAACTACTAAAGTTAGGAGAATAAGAGATGAATGTAATTTTAGCAGATAAAGCAGGATTTTGCTTTGGTGTTAAAAGAGCTTTAGATACAACAATAAATACCAAAGAAAAATTTAAAGGCAAAATTTATACTTTAGGGCCTTTGATACATAATAATGATGTAGTTAATCTTTTAAAAGAAAAGGGTATAGAACCTATAAGTATAGAGGATGTAAATAAACTTAATAAAGAAGATACTATTATTATAAGATCTCATGGAGTGCCACTTCAAACCATAGACTATTTAAAAGATAAAGGTTTGAATATTATAGATACAACCTGTCCTCATGTGGCTAATATACAAATTAAAGCTAAAAGGTATTATGAAGAAGGTTACCAAATAATAATAGTAGGAGATGAAAATCATCCAGAAGTTATTGGAATAAATGGTTGGTGTAATAATTCTGCTATTATATCAAAAGATGGTTTAAATATAAATAACTTAAATAAAAAAGTTTGTGTGTTATGTCAAACTACAGAAAAGCAAGAAAATTGGGAAAAAGTTCTTAATATATTAATTAAAAAATCTAGAGAAATACTAGCTTTTAATACTATATGTAATGCAACACAAGTGCGTCAACAAGCTGCAAAAAAACTATCTGAAAAAGTAGACAGCATGGTAATTATAGGTGGTAAAAATAGTTCTAATACCACTAAACTTTATGAAATATGTAAAAATAATTGCAAAAATACGATACATGTTGAAAATGCAAAGGAAATACCTGAGTATATATGCAAGAATTCAAGTATTATAGGTGTTACCGCTGGAGCATCTACACCAGATTGGATTATAAAGGAGGCCATTAATAAAATGAATAATAATGATAATATAATAGAAGTATCAAAAAATGAAATGCTTGAATATATGAATGAAAAAAATCAGCAAATAGTAGTTGGTAAAGTAATAAAGGGAACTATAGTTTCTTTAAATGAAAATGAATTATTTGTTGATTTAAAATATAAGTCTGAAGGTATTATACCTAAAGAAGAAACTACTTTAAATGAGGAAAATATATTAGAAGATTCCTTTAAATTAGGAGATGAAATAGAAGCTAAAATAATTAGAATAAAAAATGAAGATGGATATGTAGTATTATCCTTAAAGGAACTTCATCGTGAAAAATCCTTAAAAGATTTAAAAGAATCTTTTGAAAATAAAAATACTATAAAAGTTATTGTAAAAGATGCTGTTGATGCTGGATTAATATGTATATATAATGGTGTTAGAGTGTTTATTCCTGCTTCTCATATAGAGCTTTCTCATGTAAATAACTTAGAAAAATATAAAGGCTTAGAATTAGAAGTTAATATTATTGAATTCATAAAAGATAGGTATAAAACTAAAATAGTGGGATCAAGAAGAGATATATTAAGAGCTATTAGAGATGAACATATAGAAGATACTTGGAAAGCCTTAGAAAAAGATACAATAGTAGAAGGAGAAGTAAAAAGATTTACAAACTTCGGAGCTTTTGTAGAAATTAACGGTGTAGATGGTTTATTACATGTTTCAGAAATATCTTGGGGTAGGGTAGAAAAGCCAGAAGATGCTTTAAAAATTGGAGATAAAATAAAAGTATATATTTTAGATATTGATAAAGAAAATAAAAAACTAGCTCTAAGTATAAAAAAATTAACAGAAGATCCTTGGAAAAGTGTAGATATAAAATATCCAATAGGGAATATAGTATTAGGAAAAGTAGTTAGATTTGCAAGCTTTGGAGCTTTCATAGAACTAGAACCTGGTGTAGATGGACTCGTTCATATATCAAAAATAAGTAATAAAAGAATAGAAAAACCAGAAGAAGAATTAACTTTAGGAAAAGAGGTTAAAGCTAAAATACTAGAAGTTAGTCCAACTGAAAAAAGAATTGCATTAAGCATAAAAGATGTTGAAGAATTTTAACAGTATTTATAATTAAAGTTGTATAATCTTAAATATATAAAATATATGTATTAGCTGAAAATATTAATACATATATTTTATTTTTTTAATTGTTATTTTTATATATTTTTTTAGTAATATTCCCTATATCTATTAATATAATTTAATAGATATACTAAGGGAGGAATCTAGATGGGGAATAGAAGAGTTATTAATTATGATGAAAGCCATATTACTAAAAAAGAAAGACAAATGATTAATAAAGTACTAAGTAAATACAACTTTAATGTTATAGATTTTTCTAAAGTAAGAAGTGTATATAAAGTTGAAACCACAACAGGAAATAAATGTTTAAAGAGAACTAGGCATGGTAAATATAAAATAAGGAATGGATTTATATTTGTAGAAGAATTAAAAAATGCAGGATTTAACAATGTAGCCTCCTATTACAAAACTAAAGATAATGGAAACTATATAAAGTATAAAAAATGGGTATTCTATGCTACTGAATGGATAGATGGTAACGAATGTGATTTAAATGATGTATCAGAAGCAGAAAATTGTGCTAAAGTTTTAGCTCAATTTCACAAAACTACAAAAAAAATTGATATAAATAGATTAAAAATAAAAAGTCATCTAAAAAAATGGCCTAAAAGGTTTAATAAAAGAATATCAGATATGGATAGATTTAGAAATAACATAGAAAATAAAAAAATTAAAAATGAATTTGATATTACTTATAAAGAACATATAGATAGTTTCTATGAAAGGGCTATGGTAGCACTTTCCTTTTTAAATAAATCTGACTATTATAAATTATCTAAAGATACTCAAAAAAATAAAAGTTTATGTCATCATAGTTTTTATTATCAGAATATAATTAAAAAGGGCACAGAGTATTATATAATAGATTTGGATAGCATAATAATAGATTTACAAGTAAATGATTTAGGGAAATATATACGAAGACTTATGACTAAAAAAAGCTATCAATGGGATTTTGAAAAAGCCAAAGGGATAATAGAAGCTTACAATTCTGAAAATAAACTCACAAAAGAAGATCTAGAAGTTATGTTATCTTTAATTATATTTCCTCATAAATTTTGGAAGCTAGGGAAAAAGCGATATATAAAACATAAACATTGGCCCGAAACCAGATATATGAAAAAACTAAATAAAGTTATAAAATATGATGCTATACAAAGAGAATTTTTAGAAAATTATTTAAAATATCTAGAACAATATGAATAACATAGTATAAATTGACTAAAATTTTATTAAGATTTATACTATATAAGTAACTATAATAATTAACAAAGAGGCTGATTATGTTTAAATGTATTAATTTAAATAAAGATAATATTATAAAGTTCAAAGAATTAAATAAAAATAGTAAAAGTTTCAACTTATTAAATGAAGATTTTTTTGATTCATATAATAACTGTAGTTTTATACAAAGATTATTTTTAAAAAAACGAGTAAGATTACTCTATAATAAAAGGGAAGAGTGCATTGGATATATATGGGCGAATACTTCCCAAAATATATGTCATATAAATGCTTTAAATATTATAAAAACGGATAATTTAAAGGAAATATATAATTATCTTGTAAAATGTATAGGGCAAAATTTAATCTTAGAATATGATTGCGAATATAATGGTTATAACTATAACATATTAGAATCTATAGGATTTAAAAAAGGAAGTGGAGTTCTAGAATTATGTTTAAGTCTTGAAAAGTTCCATAATTCTATGTATTTTCCTGAATATATTCAATTTGAAACTCCTATAATAAATCAACATGAAAAAATAAGATGTTATATACAAAATGAAGTTTTTAAAAGTAATACTAGAGTTCCTCTAACTAAAGAGGATATATACTTTGATGAATCTCAGGATTATTATATTAAAGATGCATCTTTTTTTATAAAAAAAAATAACGAATATATAGGATATGGCCAAGTTATATTAGAAAATAACATACCCTTTATTGTAAATTTCGGAATACTTCCAAAGTTTAGAAAGGAAGGCTACGGAAAAATACTTTTAAATCATATCTTAAATAAATTGAAGACTAAAGGTTTTAAAAAGGTAATGATAAGA
Above is a window of Clostridium sporogenes DNA encoding:
- a CDS encoding rRNA pseudouridine synthase; this encodes MEERLQKYMASCGVASRRKCEDIILEGRVEVNGIKIKELGTKVICDKDIIKVDGNIIRPEENKIYILLNKPKGYVCTAKDEKGRKTILDLVKVEERIYPIGRLDMDTSGLIILTNDGEIYNKIIHPKFEKIKTYKAKVKGSVKKECIDLFNKGVDIGDYITAPAILKIMKNNKYTSEIIIKIHEGKNRQVRRMCSAINHPVINLDRISIGIISKGNLKLGEWRYLTKEEIDYIIKK
- a CDS encoding MurR/RpiR family transcriptional regulator, whose translation is MEENKQDLMRIIQVKFPRLSKGQKLIAEFILKHYDKAAFMTAAKLGTSVGVSESTVVRFANELGFTGYPKLQKALQELIKNKLTTVQRIELSNDYVSEESALKGVLKSDMENIRATLEKINHNTFQDVVDNIFKAKRIYIMGLRSSTALAEFLGFYLNLILDNVNIIAYGISDIFEQMINVSENDLVIGIGFPRYAARTIEALTFAQNRGAKVVAITDSLLSPLATKADYTLIAQSNMASFVDSLVAPLSVINALIIAVGLREKEKISFTFSTLEDIWQEYEVYSYRDNKDKKY
- the gluD gene encoding NAD-specific glutamate dehydrogenase, with the translated sequence MAKENLNPFENAQKQVKTACDKLGMEPAVYELLKEPQRVIEVSIPVKMDDGSVKVFKGYRSQHNDAVGPTKGGVRFHPNVSLDEVKALSIWMTFKCSVTGIPYGGGKGGIIVDPKTLSQGELERLSRGYIDGIHKLIGEKVDVPAPDVNTNGQIMAWMVDEYNKLVGRSAIGVITGKPVEFGGSLGRNAATGFGVAVTAREAAAKLGIDMKKAKLAIQGIGNVGSHTVLNCEKLGGTVVALAEWCKEEGTYAIYNENGLDGKAMIEYVKENGNLLGYPGAKKISLDEFWALNVDILIPAALENAITHENASSINAKLVCEAANGPITPDADAILKEKGITVTPDILTNAGGVTVSYFEWVQNLYGYYWTEKEVEVKEEEAMVKAFESIWAIKEEYSVTMREAAYMHSIKKVAGAMKLRGWY
- a CDS encoding NAD(P)/FAD-dependent oxidoreductase; translated protein: MSKIIVIGGGPAGMMAAIKAAENHDVILVERNEKLGKKLYITGKGRCNLTSSKDINEFFDYIPTNPYFLYSPLYAFTNEDTIKFFNDRNVKLKVERGDRVFPSSDKSSDIIYALEKELINKNVKILFNKRITKFHKENSCIKYVETEKGEKIKGDYFILCTGGVSYPQTGSTGDGHKISEKLGHNIKKLEPSLVPLDAKEEWVKELQGLSLKNVELKIMDSKNKPLYKNFGEMLFTHFGISGPIVLTASSVINKDNLKAFINLKPALSFNDLDERIQKDFKKYCNKDFSNSLNDLLPKKLIDIIIKLSEIDQNKKVNSITKEERKNLVHLLQNLPLTIKGKRSIKEAIVTSGGVDVLNIDPSTMKSKIINNLYFAGELIDVDAFTGGFNIQIALSTGYLAGLKVGED
- the aroH gene encoding chorismate mutase → MQSIRGAITIEKNEAQHIKKASIKLFSEILIKNSLNIDDIVSILISCTNDIDKDYPGKYIRENFNLQNTAIMHFNEMYVEDSMPLCIRILVLIDKKNKDVENNIEYVYLGKAKTLRKDLFSPN
- the cmk gene encoding (d)CMP kinase; translation: MLNMSIAIDGPAGAGKSTIAKIIGNKLNLMYINTGSMYRAVTLMALENNIEPSDIEGLKALINSMDISFNGNNIIVNEKDLEEAIRMPIINNNVSKYAAVEEVRELLVSMQQDISKKYNVIMDGRDIGTVVLKDAPYKFFITASAEVRAKRRLKELNGKGININFEDVLKEIKERDYIDSNRKINPLKQSKDAILIDTSNFTIEEVVNKLCNLIQRDLKNNH
- a CDS encoding bifunctional 4-hydroxy-3-methylbut-2-enyl diphosphate reductase/30S ribosomal protein S1 codes for the protein MNVILADKAGFCFGVKRALDTTINTKEKFKGKIYTLGPLIHNNDVVNLLKEKGIEPISIEDVNKLNKEDTIIIRSHGVPLQTIDYLKDKGLNIIDTTCPHVANIQIKAKRYYEEGYQIIIVGDENHPEVIGINGWCNNSAIISKDGLNINNLNKKVCVLCQTTEKQENWEKVLNILIKKSREILAFNTICNATQVRQQAAKKLSEKVDSMVIIGGKNSSNTTKLYEICKNNCKNTIHVENAKEIPEYICKNSSIIGVTAGASTPDWIIKEAINKMNNNDNIIEVSKNEMLEYMNEKNQQIVVGKVIKGTIVSLNENELFVDLKYKSEGIIPKEETTLNEENILEDSFKLGDEIEAKIIRIKNEDGYVVLSLKELHREKSLKDLKESFENKNTIKVIVKDAVDAGLICIYNGVRVFIPASHIELSHVNNLEKYKGLELEVNIIEFIKDRYKTKIVGSRRDILRAIRDEHIEDTWKALEKDTIVEGEVKRFTNFGAFVEINGVDGLLHVSEISWGRVEKPEDALKIGDKIKVYILDIDKENKKLALSIKKLTEDPWKSVDIKYPIGNIVLGKVVRFASFGAFIELEPGVDGLVHISKISNKRIEKPEEELTLGKEVKAKILEVSPTEKRIALSIKDVEEF
- a CDS encoding CotS family spore coat protein, whose product is MGNRRVINYDESHITKKERQMINKVLSKYNFNVIDFSKVRSVYKVETTTGNKCLKRTRHGKYKIRNGFIFVEELKNAGFNNVASYYKTKDNGNYIKYKKWVFYATEWIDGNECDLNDVSEAENCAKVLAQFHKTTKKIDINRLKIKSHLKKWPKRFNKRISDMDRFRNNIENKKIKNEFDITYKEHIDSFYERAMVALSFLNKSDYYKLSKDTQKNKSLCHHSFYYQNIIKKGTEYYIIDLDSIIIDLQVNDLGKYIRRLMTKKSYQWDFEKAKGIIEAYNSENKLTKEDLEVMLSLIIFPHKFWKLGKKRYIKHKHWPETRYMKKLNKVIKYDAIQREFLENYLKYLEQYE
- a CDS encoding GNAT family N-acetyltransferase, with amino-acid sequence MFKCINLNKDNIIKFKELNKNSKSFNLLNEDFFDSYNNCSFIQRLFLKKRVRLLYNKREECIGYIWANTSQNICHINALNIIKTDNLKEIYNYLVKCIGQNLILEYDCEYNGYNYNILESIGFKKGSGVLELCLSLEKFHNSMYFPEYIQFETPIINQHEKIRCYIQNEVFKSNTRVPLTKEDIYFDESQDYYIKDASFFIKKNNEYIGYGQVILENNIPFIVNFGILPKFRKEGYGKILLNHILNKLKTKGFKKVMIRVSSENEIALNLYKSLGFLLYKEKHIFIMNT